In the genome of Thermus antranikianii DSM 12462, the window CCAGCGCACGCGGGGAGGAAGAGGAGGGGAGGCCTCCAGGGGGAGAGGCTTGGCCTCCCCCACCTCCCGGGCCCAGCGCAACACCTCCCGGGCCTCCCGCTCGGGCAGGCCCGAGGCCAGGGCGGCCTCCAGAAGGGCGGCCTCGGCCTCCTCGGGGGAGAGGCCGTGGGCCACCAGGCCGAAGGCGGCCAGGGCGTACCTGAGCAAGGTCAGGTGCCGCTGGCCGGGAGGGGTGGCGGCCACCCGGTGGCAGTAGGCCTCGAGGAGGCCCCTTAGCCGCTTAGGGCTAGCCCCTTCCACCGGGGTCCAAACCTCCCTCGGAGGAGGCGGCGGGGGGAGGAGCCGGGCCAGGAGGGGGGCAGGCACCGGGGAAAGCTCCTCCGGCCCCACCAGGGGCGCCTCCCAGGCGTAGGTCCTCCCGTCCTTGAGCCGGGTGGGCGCGGCCACCACATAAGCCCGGCCCATGCCCCGGAGGTCCGCCCCGGGGATGGCCCGCACGCTGGCGGAAAGCCTCACCCCCTCGGGAAGCCGGAGGAAAAGGTGTACCCCTCCCTTGGGAGTCCTTTGCCTTGGGGCGGCCTCGAGGGCGGGGTGCTCCTGCCTCAACCCCTCCCAGGCCGTGGGGTCGTCAAAGTCCAGGACCAAGACCCCCTCCGGGGCCAAGAGCCCCACCCCGGCCTCGGGGCAGGCCCGCCACCAGGCCTCGAGGGTGGCGGGGTCCTGGGAGGCCTCCTTGAGCCCGTGGGGCACCAGCCGGGGGTGGGGGCGCTTCTCCCCGGGGAGGAGGGGAAGGACGGCGTAGCCCAGACGGGCGTAGCCCAGGACGTGCTCAATCGGCCTCATTACTCACCTCCTCCTCCTGGGCCAGGGCCGCATCAATGAGGAGGTCAATGCGCTTGCGGGCGTCAATGCGCTCCCCCCAGGGAAGGGCCAGGAAGATAGCTTGAAAAGCGTCTAGCAAGATGGCGGTTTCCTCT includes:
- a CDS encoding bifunctional DNA primase/polymerase, translated to MRPIEHVLGYARLGYAVLPLLPGEKRPHPRLVPHGLKEASQDPATLEAWWRACPEAGVGLLAPEGVLVLDFDDPTAWEGLRQEHPALEAAPRQRTPKGGVHLFLRLPEGVRLSASVRAIPGADLRGMGRAYVVAAPTRLKDGRTYAWEAPLVGPEELSPVPAPLLARLLPPPPPPREVWTPVEGASPKRLRGLLEAYCHRVAATPPGQRHLTLLRYALAAFGLVAHGLSPEEAEAALLEAALASGLPEREAREVLRWAREVGEAKPLPLEASPPLPPRVRWAMNRRARVKGVAHE